One part of the Arachidicoccus terrestris genome encodes these proteins:
- a CDS encoding ParB N-terminal domain-containing protein — MRKKTAENSANVELQNKTVNQIKTAKLCDLVLDNRNANKGTDLGGELLETSLNKYGVGRGILVDRNNRIIAGNQTVKKMKALGIENVVIVPTDGKTLVVSQRTDVDIDSKIGRELAIADNRVSQANLNFDVELLKDLEFDFDLELTDLAIDLGSEDPFLLETKSDYDEESDEPEDNSKNSEAAEIDEGDETPTMFQIVAALSESDGRRFAKYKKENGLHTDGETIVQMLNELL, encoded by the coding sequence ATGAGAAAAAAAACGGCTGAAAATAGCGCCAATGTTGAGTTACAGAATAAAACCGTCAACCAAATAAAAACTGCCAAATTATGCGATTTGGTGTTAGACAACCGGAATGCCAACAAGGGTACCGATTTGGGGGGCGAATTATTAGAAACCTCTTTAAATAAATACGGTGTCGGCAGGGGTATTTTGGTAGATAGGAACAACAGGATTATTGCCGGAAACCAGACAGTGAAAAAAATGAAGGCATTGGGCATTGAAAATGTTGTCATTGTCCCTACTGACGGGAAAACCTTAGTTGTCTCCCAGCGAACCGATGTTGATATTGATAGTAAAATCGGGCGAGAATTAGCAATTGCTGACAATAGGGTCAGCCAGGCAAACCTAAATTTTGATGTAGAGCTTTTAAAGGATCTTGAATTTGACTTCGATTTAGAATTAACGGATTTGGCAATTGACCTGGGCAGCGAAGATCCTTTCCTGTTAGAAACCAAATCCGATTATGACGAAGAATCGGACGAACCAGAAGATAATTCAAAAAATTCCGAGGCCGCCGAAATCGACGAAGGGGACGAAACACCGACAATGTTTCAAATTGTAGCCGCACTGTCCGAAAGCGATGGACGCCGTTTTGCTAAATATAAAAAAGAAAATGGGTTGCATACCGACGGCGAAACCATTGTGCAAATGCTTAACGAACTCTTATAG
- a CDS encoding phage terminase large subunit family protein codes for MLDSKSASEPGPYRSSRTPYWIEPMNNLSVTNIVRKVIIMKGAQVGATEIGLNFIGYVIDVAPGPALAVMPTDETVKRNSKMRIAPMIEASPRLREKIRPARAKDSGNTINQKEFPGGMLILTGANSGAGLRSMPVRYLMLDETDGYPMDVDGEGSPTGLAEQRTATFPNKKILEISTPTIQGQSIIEADFETTDKRYYHVPCPFCGCEQTLKFENLRWETGNYDKVEYECAHCNERIQERFKTEMLASGYWVPSAPEKTNPFTVGYHLSSLYSPFGWKSWAEIAEQWDKAQGDDPKLKNFYNTVLGETWKQRSTAPEWERLYDRAEDYPVNKPFADVVFLTAGVDVQGDRLEIEIVGWMEGKRSQSIDYRVLNGDPSKKEVWAELDKIVNEVWEREDGATLPLRLMAIDTGYLASKVYAWQRKHTFTRVIPIKGSESLENYFSAPRAIDVVKHGKKVGKQKVWHVGSSFIKSETYGFLRQFIDPENPEEIPDGYCHFPKRDPHYFRGLTAEVQESKKTTRGYYKTYWVKKYDRNEPLDTRIYARAAAAVIGMDRWTPERWEQERAFSTVHVEKPKAKTTAPKPKAKKTSYWNR; via the coding sequence ATGCTGGATAGCAAGTCGGCATCAGAGCCTGGACCGTACAGGTCCAGCCGTACCCCTTATTGGATTGAGCCAATGAACAATCTTTCTGTTACAAACATTGTCCGGAAAGTAATTATAATGAAGGGCGCCCAGGTTGGCGCCACGGAAATCGGCCTAAATTTTATAGGTTATGTTATTGATGTTGCACCCGGTCCGGCTTTAGCAGTTATGCCAACTGATGAAACCGTAAAGCGAAATTCAAAAATGAGAATTGCGCCAATGATCGAAGCAAGTCCCCGTCTGCGTGAAAAGATCCGTCCAGCAAGGGCAAAAGATTCAGGAAATACGATCAATCAAAAGGAGTTCCCAGGCGGGATGCTGATACTGACGGGTGCAAATTCCGGTGCGGGGCTTAGATCTATGCCGGTTCGTTATCTTATGTTGGATGAAACTGACGGTTATCCTATGGATGTTGACGGGGAAGGGTCGCCAACTGGTTTGGCCGAACAACGTACTGCCACTTTTCCAAATAAAAAAATATTAGAAATCAGCACACCTACCATTCAGGGGCAAAGCATTATAGAAGCTGATTTTGAAACTACAGATAAAAGATACTATCATGTCCCCTGCCCATTTTGCGGGTGCGAACAAACACTAAAGTTTGAAAACTTAAGGTGGGAAACAGGTAATTATGACAAAGTAGAATACGAATGCGCCCATTGTAACGAAAGAATCCAAGAAAGGTTTAAAACGGAAATGCTTGCATCCGGATATTGGGTGCCAAGCGCACCCGAAAAAACAAACCCCTTTACAGTTGGTTATCATTTAAGTTCCCTTTATTCCCCTTTCGGTTGGAAATCTTGGGCAGAAATTGCAGAACAATGGGATAAGGCCCAGGGGGATGATCCGAAACTGAAAAATTTCTACAATACAGTATTAGGTGAGACGTGGAAACAAAGATCTACTGCACCCGAATGGGAACGTCTTTACGACCGGGCAGAAGACTATCCAGTTAACAAACCATTCGCGGACGTAGTCTTTCTTACTGCCGGTGTGGATGTGCAGGGCGATCGGCTAGAAATCGAAATAGTTGGCTGGATGGAAGGAAAGCGAAGCCAGTCCATAGATTATCGTGTACTAAACGGCGATCCTTCTAAAAAGGAAGTATGGGCGGAACTTGACAAAATTGTAAACGAAGTTTGGGAGCGTGAAGACGGTGCAACCCTACCCCTTCGATTAATGGCAATTGATACCGGTTATCTGGCAAGCAAGGTATATGCCTGGCAACGAAAACATACTTTCACGCGAGTGATCCCGATAAAGGGATCCGAAAGCTTGGAAAACTACTTTTCCGCACCCCGCGCTATTGATGTAGTCAAACATGGAAAAAAGGTCGGGAAGCAAAAGGTTTGGCATGTGGGATCATCCTTTATAAAGTCAGAGACCTACGGATTTTTAAGACAATTTATAGATCCGGAAAATCCCGAAGAAATACCAGACGGCTACTGCCATTTTCCGAAAAGGGATCCCCATTACTTCCGTGGACTAACTGCGGAAGTTCAGGAATCAAAGAAAACTACCCGTGGGTATTATAAAACCTATTGGGTTAAGAAATATGACAGAAACGAACCATTAGACACACGAATTTATGCGCGGGCAGCCGCTGCCGTTATTGGCATGGATCGCTGGACGCCGGAACGATGGGAACAGGAACGGGCATTTTCTACAGTACATGTAGAAAAGCCAAAAGCCAAAACAACAGCACCAAAACCTAAAGCAAAAAAAACAAGTTACTGGAATAGATAA
- a CDS encoding phage head-tail joining protein encodes MVVIQPKYTLDQYKAIVAAYSQGVTRVKYGDKEIDYRSVVEMERIIANMEIALGLRSFHRKKTIRYNKGLDNNECYR; translated from the coding sequence ATGGTGGTAATTCAACCAAAATATACACTAGACCAATATAAAGCAATAGTAGCGGCCTACTCCCAGGGAGTTACTAGGGTAAAATATGGCGACAAAGAAATCGACTACCGTAGCGTAGTTGAAATGGAACGTATTATCGCCAATATGGAAATTGCATTAGGACTTCGCAGTTTTCACAGGAAAAAGACTATCCGTTACAATAAAGGGTTAGATAATAATGAGTGTTATAGATAG